TGCTGTACCATACTGCCTACCTATATGCCACTTTTCTGTACTTATATACACTGTGACCAAGTTTCAGAAATCCACAGGTCTTACTAGATCATTCCCAATGTTCAAGAAAGCCTTTCAGCAGACACTATTGCTTTCATCATATAATTGTTACATCCATATGGCTGCCAACTTGGCCTTGCAAAAGCCAATAATCCATGCTCTGTTAGACTTACTCAGCTGTTTGCTTGTATGACAAACACACGgttgtgaaattcttattttgctATAGCAGCTCTACAAGCATCCCGAGGTCACCGTGGTCCCACCCTGTCCAGTCATTACCTTTTTATAGTTTGAATGCTGTCCTCTAGTGGGGCTCATGAGTGCAACAGACATACTAATCTAATTACATGTATTTCCATTTCTGGCTATACAGTTCtcccatattatttatttatttattttattaagcagACTGAGACTGTGTTCCTAATTGAAGCTATTTTTAGTCACAAGGTATAGTAATTGgtccaaaataaaatattattttaaatatgaagtCATCAGTAATGGAGGCATGTTCTATAGTAGTTGATGAAGCTAAATGCAACATGCCTTCCCAAAAACTCTTCATCTAAAAAGCTGTGTTTctgctttttattgtttcatttttcataggAATGGACCATTAAGGAAATCTTGCTCTCTGAGTGATCTTAACTCCAAACGAAGTTTTTCAGGCGGTTTACCTTGTACAGACACGCTGAGATCTGAGAACATTTCTTCAGTCTTGTGGTCACATGATGTAACTTCAAATGAAAGGGTAAAGAAATGGCAACGTCCAAAGTCAGGGGCTTCCCTTGATCTGGAGAAGCACTTGgcagagaagcagcaggccgagTTAACAGAATGTAAGAAGCTCTTCAGGGCAGCACCTGTGCCAACTCATGTCTCCCTAGCCCTGTATGATGAGATCATGGAAAGAAAGGAGAAGCTGAGGCATGCAACagtggaaaagagaaagaatttCCTACTGTCCATGCAGAAGCCATTCAACTTtcaggagagagaaaaaaagagacaggAGGAAGTGAAACAACAGCTTGAGACTGCGACGGTGCACTCCCAAAAGGAGACCTTGCAAcctaaatgcaaaaagaaaattccTGAATCTGTCCAGGATCAAACCATCAGCGACCGCTTGAAAGGTAACACAACAATAGATGGATGCAGAGATTATTAACATAGTTCAGAAAACACGCCCTGAGAGAATGTCAAtagattctgttttttctttacttagATTTAGCTTTCAAtagaaatttttaatttaataaaatgaaagggAGGATGTCCTGCAACCTCACTGTGGTTGTAAGCAGTGTGGCAAAAATCTTTGCCTCCTTGAGTATTTTCTGTATAACAGTACTTTTACTATTCAAAGATCATTTACAAGTGTTCAACCAAATTCTAATATTATATAAAGGGCACCTGTGTgggtaaataaaacatattttctctttttaacgCACGTCATTTAATGATTGAACCAACTTTGTGAAGAAGGAATTGCTCTCTTACAATTAAGACCTGGGTCTACCCACCTTTAATGCCAGCCATTGCAACAAAACACTTTCTGTAATTCGATTTTGCATTTCATATACCTGCAGAAGAAATTTAACCCACTCTACTTTACAAAAACTATTATAATTTAGAAAGATTGGCAGGTTTTGGAGCAGAAACATCTTATTTCAGGTCCTACCACAGAGTTTTTATAGGGTTTAGGTCTGTTTTTTGCCTAGGCCAGTACAAACCtttaattttgcttcttttcagcACAAAATTGCATTTGTGTTTTGGATAACTGTCTTCCTGCCTGTCCCAACTGTACTTTAGCTCACAGATGGATGAACAGATACAGTGCAGAAATTATGGTTCTTTGAGTTTTGGCAAGTCACTCAGGTCCCGGGGCAGCAAAGCATTTCCACACCATCACACTGACACAATCGTGTTTGACTGTTTGCATGACTTCTTCCTATGGAATGCTGTCTTTACTTTATACCAGGCATAGTATGACCTACATTGTTCAGAAAGTTCCTTTTGTCTTATCTGTCCATAGATTATTGTCCCAAAAGGATTGGGGATCATCCAGGTCCTTTCAGGTAAATCAGTGACAAGCATTTACTGTGTGCTATTCTTGGTAAGCAATGAGGCATGTTTTTGCCCCGTGTCTTTCTGattgtggagtcatgaacactgataTTTAATGATGCTAAAAAAGTCTGTtgtgctttggattttttttagaaTCCTTTGTGATTTCCTGGTTGATTTTACACTGCACTCTTGGAATACTTTTGGTAGGCCACTCAGAATAGGCTCAATACTGTTCTAGGTGTTTTCCATTTGGAGATTATGGTTCTCGCAGTGGTTTGGTGGAGTCCCAGAGCCTCAGAAGTGGCTTTGTAGCCCTTCGCAGAATCACATTTTTTATTCCTACTCTCTAGCAATTTCTTTTGATTGTGGCATTACATCCTTGTTGAATGTCTGTGCTGCTAACTTGATGCTGTTAACTACAGTAAGGGTCAAAGTACACTAAGTGAAGTTTTTATTGGGCACAACTGGCTGAGTTCAATCATCAGCCTCTAATTGCCCCTTTAATTGGATTGAATTAAATGGGGCAGTTATGTTTGTACACAGTTCTAGTTAGTGTTAGCTAGTCAAAAAacgtcactcactcactcaggtGTCTTTTAACTAATATTAGATTGATTGGTTTAAtggctcctgctttgcacccaatccTGATCGAATAAATATTATTTCCCAGTTATCCTATAATGGAAAATATGGGTTCTGAAAATGGGTCATTCATCAATCTCAAGAGTAATGAAGCGAAAGAGTACATCCATCTAACTTTAGACCCATTCAGTGTTCACCAGGGTTAAAGGTCACTGAAGTCAACCCCTCTAGGAGGTCCTAGAAGGCAGGAACACTCTTTGGATAGGACATGCAGTATGCAGTTTAGAGTTGGTAATTATCTTGAATAAACATCTTTCCCACCAAAAAATGGGGAAACCTCCTAAATATGGTGCTGAATATGTAAACTCCAAACAGAGGACACTTTGGTCCAGAATATATCCAGGTCTCAAGTGCAGTAGCATTAGCTACTCCAAAACTGTGCTGCCGACAAAAAAGGCCATCTCGGTAACtccatattaaaattacatttttatcataTCTTAAAATGCTGGAAGTTCAATGTTATTTAATCACCAAGATTTTACATGTCCACTGTGTCTTAATATAAGTTGCTGAATTCATGTTATACAAGTACTATAACTGCAAATGTcagcaataagaaaatgaaatgggaGGTGTTTTTAGTACTGTTCGATTTGACCATTTAGTGGTCTGTAGACTATTTTGCATTGACATGATTTCCAATTATGGCACCGCAATTATATTACATAACAATTTTCCcctcatttatttaataaagtagctttttaaaatgatattgcaTGCATCCTGTAAGCCATCCTTGTTATGACTCTTTTTAGCTGTGCCACAGTGAAAGTGGAAAAATAATGTGTTAAGATGGTTTCAGCTGAAGTTAGCACATAATTGTACAAAAGTGCTATGATTTGGGAGGAAAACACACTCATTTGGTGGAAAACATGTAAGAAGAGCTTCCTGATTACGGCTAAACGTGAATGTAAAAACTTGTGTGTCCtacctgtaaaaatgaaaacctgatCAATACAGAGAGTATTATTGTATTTCCCTGCCATTCTCTCCTAAAACCAGAATTAGTAGAtttgctgattttcattttaaagaacaCTTAATGTAAGATCAGATTGcttagtgttttttattttgtagtgagGTGGCTGTGTATCGGTTTGACAGCCAATTATATTCAGCATTATCAAGGATGTTTATAGTTCTGCTGGTTTATTGACCGTCTTATGAAACGCAACAAGTGAATAAAAAggcatatttaaaatgaattgttgCAAAAATGTGATTGGTATAATGCCAGATGTGGACTGGGACCTGGACACAgtcagacggacatcttatgttcacccaacacacttttatttacaatatttacaggcttttttgtgcactcacacaccccagtgcctccagcactgattcccccaatgtccaagCCACACTGTTctagtgcctttctcttggccgcctcccatcctctctccaggtctgtcctcttccacccgacatccaccactgactggagggaggcggccccttatatgggaacccggatgggctccagctgcttcctggcactccctcttggacagacccctgtgtggcggaagtgccagctgtgcacccggaagccgtccgggtgtctcctgtcttcttctccccagcacttcctggtgtggcagaagtgctgggctccagggttcctcaggcaccggggcccccaatataaccagaGCGATCGCCCcattgcggtctggaggaggcacaagccctcctctggtcctcctgggcgtcccggccgggctccagccccgaccaggtcccacacgggatactccggcatcggggcgccgcctggcggtggccacgggtccctacagggtgtacccaaggcccccaacataaccaggacggacgccccctcgcagtctggaggagcccggccggggaccacacagaTTAAAAGCAATTGAGAGTCATCTCAGTCACATAAACATATTCATAGGTTCATAGGACCAGTTGCGTAATAAAGCTCCACTGTTCCAAGTGTGATTATTACATTGGTaattgtgattttcttttctgaAGGTAAACCATCAAAAGGAAAACGTTAATATCACACAAGCCTAACTTGTTTATTTGTTGCCACAAAGCTTACCTCTGGTAATGAAAAGAAGTCTGCATGCTGCTGTGTCCAAGACAATGTGTTTAAAATGCCTCAATCAGAGTTTAGTACTGTATGTCATAACTTACAGGTACTGAACATTCCCCAGACACACACCAGTTAAAGACAACAATAGTAATAATCTATTACTttattcacttttacttttgctttgtgTGTATCTCAGCAGAAAACAATTTCAAATTAAGGTGACTTTTATTGTCTCATAAAGTGAAAGTCATTTGTTTAAATTCATTCTCTTTTTGAGGCAGAGGCTCACtttatttattactgtaatgCTTTTAATCTTGAAATGAAGTTTTCTGAGAAccataaaatgaaattatttaaaattccTGTTACTGTTGTCATGTTAAAAATGTTATGGAGGACATTTGTAATGTGTTATGGTGTAATGTTTTGAAGATTCTTTTTGCTTtccacatatctatctatcgatctatctatctatctacagttgtgcttgaacgtttgtgaaccctttagaattttctatatttctgcataaatatgacctaaaacatcatcagattttcattcaagtcctaaaagtagataaagagaaaccagttaaacaaatgagacaaaaatattatacttggtcatttatttattaaggaaaatgattgaatattacatatttgtgagtggcaaaagtatgtgaacctctaggattagcagttagtttgatggtgaaattagagtcaggtgagtgggcaccctgtgttatttaaagaacagggatctctcaaagtctgctcttcaaaacacatgtttgtggaagtgtatcatggcacgaacaaatgagatttctgaggacctcagaaaaagagttgttggtgcacatcaggctggaaaaggttacaaaaccatctctaaagagtttggactccaccaatccacagtcagacagattgtgtacaaatggaggaaattcaagatcaTTATTATTTCCCCAGGactggtcgaccaacaaagatcactccaagagcaaggtgtgtaatagtcggcgaggtcacaaaggaccccagggtaacttctaagcaactgaaggcctctctcacattggctaatgttcatgttcatgagtccaccatcaggagaatactaaacaacaatggtgtgcatggcagggttgcaaggagaaagccactgctctccaaaaaaacattgctgctcgtctgcagtttgctaaagatcacgtggacaaaccagaaggctattggaagaatgttttgtggacggatgagaccaaaatagaactttttggtttaaatgaaaagcgttatgtttgaagaaaggaaaacactgcattccagcataagaaccttatcccatctgtgaaacatggtggtggtagtatcatggtttggacctgttttgctgcatctgggccaggacggcttgccttcattgatggaacaatgaattctgaattatatcagagaattctaaaggaaaatgtcaggacatctgtccatgaactgaatctcaagagaaggtgggtcatgaaGCAAGACAACTATCCTAAGCACACAactcattctaccaaagaatggttaaagaagaataaagttaatgttttggaatggccaagtcaaagtcctgaccttaatccaatcgaaatgttgtggaaggacctgaagcgaccagttaatgtgaggaaacccaccaacatcccagagttgaagctgttctgtacggaggaatgggctaaaattcctccaagccggtgtgcaggaatgatcaaaagttaccagaaatgtttagttgcagttactgctgcaaaggggggtcacaccagatactgaaagcaaaggtttacatacttttgccactcacaaatatgtaatatttgatcattttccttaataaataaatgaccaagtataatatttttgtctcatttgtttaactggtttcaataatttttgaaattgttgcagatttattaaaaaagaaaaactgaaatatcacatggtcctaagtattcagaccctttgctcagtatttagtagaagcacccttttgagctaatacagccatgagtcttcttgggaaagatgcaacaagtttttcacacctggatttggggatcctctgccattcctccttgcagatcctctccagttctgtcttttggatggtaaacattggtggtcagccatttttaggtttctccagagatgctcaattgggtttaagtcagggctctggctgggccattcaagaacagtcacagagttgttgtgaagccactccttcgttattttagctgggtgcttagggtcattgtcttgttggaaggtaaaccttcggcccagtctgaggtccttagcactctggagaaggtttttgtccaggatatccctgtacttggccacattcatctttccctcgattgcaaccagtcgtcctgtccctgcagctgaaaaacacccccacagcatgatgctgccaccgccatgcttcactgtggggactgtattgtaaaagtgatgagcagtgcctggttgtctccacacataccgcttagaattaaggccaaaaagttctatcttggtctcatcagaccagagaatcttcaggtgtcttttagcaaactccatgcgggctgtcatgtatcttgcactgaggagagacttccgacaggccactctgccataaagccctgtcTGGTGGAGGGCtgtagtgatggttgactttctacaactttctcccatctcctgactgcatctctggagctcagccaaagtgatctttgggttcttctttacctctctcaccaaggcacTTCTCCCCCAgtagctcagcttggctggacggccagctctaggaagggttttTATCgtcccaaatgtcttccatttaaggattatggaggccactgtgctcttgggaaccttaagtgcagcagaattttttttgtaaccttggccagatctgtgccttgccacaattctgtctctgagctcttcaggcagttcctttgacctcctgattctcatttgctctgacatgtattgtgagctgtaaggtcttatatagacaggtgtgtggctttcctaatcaagtccaatcagtataatcaaacacagctggactcaaatgaaggtgatctcaaggatgatcagaagaaatggaaagcacctgagttaaatatatgagtgtcacagcaaagggtctgaatacttaggaccatgtgatatttcagtttttcttttttaataaatctgcaacaatttcaaaaattcttttttttgtctgtcaatatggggtgctgtgtgtacattaatgagggaaaaattgaatgattttagcaaatggctgcaatataacaaagagtgaaaaattgaagggggtctgaatactttccgaacccactatacttttaggacttgagtgaaaatctgatgatgttttaggtcatatttatgcagaaatatagaaaaaaattctaaaaggtttacaaactttcaaacacaactgtaaCACAACATTCTGCTTACACTGGGCAATGTAGATTTTGCTTCCAGGACACTTGGTGTATTTATGGAGTTTAGATTACAAAAATTGCCATTAAATTTTCCCTTCacttactgttttattttagttgtctatttttgtgatttcttctcaAACTATAATTTTACATATACTGAACAGCAGCTACACCAGGAATATCTGTGGTTGGGTCCCTGCTACTTGGAATGCAGTTCAGATTTCCCAAGTTCTTTTGTTTCGTTTGCAAATGGAATATCCAAGCTAAAGGATCTCATTATGTTAAAAAGAACAGGCCACTCTGTAAGAATTTATTTCTGAGGCAGGACAGTGTGGAACATAAAGTAGTGGTCAGCCCAACAAAGATACTTTTGCTAAGTCTTCATGTAAAACTTGGACCTGTAGTGATGAAAAATGTAGTGAAAGCgatgaaaaagaaaggatttaGATACACGGTGTTTCCCAAACACGGTCCTggtggacccctgtggctgcaggtttttgttccaaccagattcctaatcagtgacaacaccagatagcactgatctaatttaattagctggttttttttcttttattcaactcagaaaagcttagcagcatgatttttacatttataagatatttagaaatatttctgcttaactctcttttgttgatttaatcatactttgccctttctctgtgcagtttttttcccctctttgttgtatcttattaatgacaatttaaaacgagcagagcagacacgcaggcaaacaacactaaataatcaaaggctgcagctactttagagtcagacccactaattagtaaaaattggattaattaaacaattagatgacctagaaaagtagaatgaaaatcaagatgaaaatactgttaaaaagaaaaaaatacattattcctgtataactgcttggtactttttaatatatttttttttttttttagcaaacttagttttttaatttctatattgttccctaaacacagaacttgggaaatatcagttcacttaattagcacaggagtccaattaaaaagagaatctggttggaacaaaaacctgcagccacaggggttcaccaggactgagtttgggaaataCTGCGTTAGATAATTCtttccacaaataactgatgGCAAAAATAAAGAAGGCAATTTTATTGGTCCATAAATCACAAAAAGACTAGTAGTTCAAAGATCTACTGGGGGGGCTAgaggaaatcacatggaaggcattcaaggatgtttttgaaagttttcttggcaactacagaTCACTGAACTACATGCAGCTGGCTGACAACATGCTCTAAAGCATACAAAGTCATCAggtgtaactttttttaaagattaattttctgCACTCACATTTGGACCTCTTTCCTGTTAACttggtgcagtcagtgatgaatatgctgaaaggtttcaccaggatgATAGAAGAGTAGTATCTGGGCAAGCAGAATGCATCAATTGCCGACTACTGTAGAACACTGAAACAAGAAGACAGATGCAGCGTAACAACAAAAATCGGCAGAAAAACAATTTTTAGCTCAGTTGAGGTAATGCAATATGTCAGCATCAtaaattaaacacactaaatttagTAAATGCtaatgtttctccaaattcccacGTGTTACAGTCGAACTGATATGTTTGTGTTCAATCCTAAGCTGTCTATcatacacaaaaaatgtttcaggaagcaaaactttTGAAACAATTTGCTGCCAAGGCTGGAGTTGGACTGGATACAGATTCAGAAACCTGCACAAGAAGACACCCGTCTCCAACCAGAGAGAATCAATTCATTAGTATTCACCTTCACTCGGTGCTTGCGATACATTGCAGTGACAGACAAATCTTTTCACAGTTTTCTACTTTGGTCTTTTTGGTGATCTTCTCCATCTGCAGGCTTATCCCTTATTCCTATAGGAAGTGTGAGCCAAGTGGGACTGGTTACATCTTTCcttaaaagcattttttcttcTGAGAGTAATGCAGAGCTTTCTTTGGAAAGATAGAGAAAGGAGTAATCAGGGCTAACATTAAAGGCAGATATCATTACTAAATCAAAAGGGCAAATACAGCTTATAGAcaagaacaaaaagaatgaaaactaaaagtaaaaccTAGAAAGTAAACTGCCAAAGAAAGTTTCTCATGCTATATACTGGTTCTTCATTTTATCATAAGCAAAGTGCAGACCATTACTGACTATCAAGTTTGCTCTTAAATAATCAAAACCTGTGACTTTATCCTATGGCATTAAGCACATACAGAACATATTCCTTAGTGATGcagggttaaaaataaaaaaagaagaaaatgttaagATTAATATCAAAATAATGATAAAGGGGTGGAGAAATTGGTGTTCTTGTTGTATTCTGTTGTAGCACCTGTGGTTACTTGCACAtcatttttatcaataaaaaattcggatgtgagcgtcagtaggctttgcgccctaggaaccaagttacgcaaactattctgtaacatttcagtaattatattTACAATAGCAATCAACAAGAAGAATTcacaattaattgcagaattacagtatttgagggttcctgtagagtgcctctttctcttgcacaaccTTCTACAACTAGAGAGCGAAAtatttgatgaatctaaagctttcactccttcTCCATAGATGATagattatggtgggggagggtgaAAGCAAAAATACCACTTTTTGTCATTATCTTAATCTTTTCGGACAAGTCAGTAACTTTTTGCTTCTCCTAAACAGATGAAGAACTGAACAGGAAAATCCGAATCCAGATGAGAGCAACAGACATGTTGAAAGCTTCCCGCGCTCCCTTTGAAATACAGCCTCAGAAAAAGGACCTGGAGGGCAGCTGCAGGCAGAGGAGCAAGAAAGCAGCTTTGGCCTTTTTAGATGAAGAACCCACCTTCCATCCACAAACGACTGGAAAGGTTCCAGATTTTGAAAAGCTGTTCCGTGATTTTCAGAAGGCAACCTTGAAAAAAGCTGAAGCCAAGGAAGCTACAAGGTGCAGACCATTCCagctccaaacctctgccttacCACCAAGACAGAGCAGATCTACAGAGAAATCTGTAAAGGTGAGCATCCCAACTGGAAAGCATTTGGGGAATGTCTTCAAATGAACAAGTAAGTCACAGTCAAAACTGGAATTAAACAAATTAGTAGAAAATGATCAGATTGTGGAACAAATTATTTTTCACCACTAGACACTGCTTTGGAATAATccgttcagaaaatgaattttatggtgccacattttaaaattgtattcaaatatttaatcaaatatttacCCAAGTGTGTGTTATTCCGTCAAATTGCTTTCTTGCAATTGTTTACTTATTAATATATTTAGATTACTCTATTGCAATAAAATCTCATTTTAGGATTCTGGCCCAGTTCAGAAGACACAGTTAAGGAGAAGTCAGTCTTTGAATGGTATTTGTTCCCTTTCAGCAGATACCCTACCAACCTACATTTCTGATGCCACAAGGAATCG
The nucleotide sequence above comes from Polypterus senegalus isolate Bchr_013 chromosome 18, ASM1683550v1, whole genome shotgun sequence. Encoded proteins:
- the fam161b gene encoding protein FAM161B isoform X1, with product MPQRPRHRLYEFLHQDDGNILLDDFHQRMQAMSEASKEGLLQIEQNLEQRMFNDSVLSEGAAGNGRSALSKRNALDLSSSQICTNGNTKKPPESRNGPLRKSCSLSDLNSKRSFSGGLPCTDTLRSENISSVLWSHDVTSNERVKKWQRPKSGASLDLEKHLAEKQQAELTECKKLFRAAPVPTHVSLALYDEIMERKEKLRHATVEKRKNFLLSMQKPFNFQEREKKRQEEVKQQLETATVHSQKETLQPKCKKKIPESVQDQTISDRLKDEELNRKIRIQMRATDMLKASRAPFEIQPQKKDLEGSCRQRSKKAALAFLDEEPTFHPQTTGKVPDFEKLFRDFQKATLKKAEAKEATRCRPFQLQTSALPPRQSRSTEKSVKDSGPVQKTQLRRSQSLNGICSLSADTLPTYISDATRNRHAAIRKSLEMKENKEKENAEWMEQHKLKSQAMHKTVNIRAKVMDPHKSLKDVYKEKLRQNRLADRKLEKEYKRELEEMKTRVHVRPYLFEQITQGNAKKNAERRYQHTLKTVGLDEEFVWSKGEGKKNVSESDNDEDEIKSNLSDTSIRMESFNNTENKHISDKENEEAEETNMDQQE
- the fam161b gene encoding protein FAM161B isoform X2; the protein is MKVDSVRRGKVQSTRAVMVSRNGPLRKSCSLSDLNSKRSFSGGLPCTDTLRSENISSVLWSHDVTSNERVKKWQRPKSGASLDLEKHLAEKQQAELTECKKLFRAAPVPTHVSLALYDEIMERKEKLRHATVEKRKNFLLSMQKPFNFQEREKKRQEEVKQQLETATVHSQKETLQPKCKKKIPESVQDQTISDRLKDEELNRKIRIQMRATDMLKASRAPFEIQPQKKDLEGSCRQRSKKAALAFLDEEPTFHPQTTGKVPDFEKLFRDFQKATLKKAEAKEATRCRPFQLQTSALPPRQSRSTEKSVKDSGPVQKTQLRRSQSLNGICSLSADTLPTYISDATRNRHAAIRKSLEMKENKEKENAEWMEQHKLKSQAMHKTVNIRAKVMDPHKSLKDVYKEKLRQNRLADRKLEKEYKRELEEMKTRVHVRPYLFEQITQGNAKKNAERRYQHTLKTVGLDEEFVWSKGEGKKNVSESDNDEDEIKSNLSDTSIRMESFNNTENKHISDKENEEAEETNMDQQE
- the fam161b gene encoding protein FAM161B isoform X3 — encoded protein: MRGEQQRRLVWSLTSPAPRNGPLRKSCSLSDLNSKRSFSGGLPCTDTLRSENISSVLWSHDVTSNERVKKWQRPKSGASLDLEKHLAEKQQAELTECKKLFRAAPVPTHVSLALYDEIMERKEKLRHATVEKRKNFLLSMQKPFNFQEREKKRQEEVKQQLETATVHSQKETLQPKCKKKIPESVQDQTISDRLKDEELNRKIRIQMRATDMLKASRAPFEIQPQKKDLEGSCRQRSKKAALAFLDEEPTFHPQTTGKVPDFEKLFRDFQKATLKKAEAKEATRCRPFQLQTSALPPRQSRSTEKSVKDSGPVQKTQLRRSQSLNGICSLSADTLPTYISDATRNRHAAIRKSLEMKENKEKENAEWMEQHKLKSQAMHKTVNIRAKVMDPHKSLKDVYKEKLRQNRLADRKLEKEYKRELEEMKTRVHVRPYLFEQITQGNAKKNAERRYQHTLKTVGLDEEFVWSKGEGKKNVSESDNDEDEIKSNLSDTSIRMESFNNTENKHISDKENEEAEETNMDQQE
- the fam161b gene encoding protein FAM161B isoform X4 yields the protein MPVLKVATGSIISEGAAESHKDARRAAAASGVEFDFSRSQGFCPLESSESEDEAMPQRPRHRLYEFLHQDDGNILLDDFHQRMQAMSEASKEGLLQIEQNLEQRMFNDSVLSEGAAGNGRSALSKRNALDLSSSQICTNGNTKKPPESRNGPLRKSCSLSDLNSKRSFSGGLPCTDTLRSENISSVLWSHDVTSNERVKKWQRPKSGASLDLEKHLAEKQQAELTECKKLFRAAPVPTHVSLALYDEIMERKEKLRHATVEKRKNFLLSMQKPFNFQEREKKRQEEVKQQLETATVHSQKETLQPKCKKKIPESVQDQTISDRLKDEELNRKIRIQMRATDMLKASRAPFEIQPQKKDLEGSCRQRSKKAALAFLDEEPTFHPQTTGKVPDFEKLFRDFQKATLKKAEAKEATRCRPFQLQTSALPPRQSRSTEKSVKDSGPVQKTQLRRSQSLNGICSLSADTLPTYISDATRNRHAAIRKSLEMKENKEKENAEWMEQHKLKSQAMHKTVNIRAKVMDPHKSLKDVYKEKLRQNRLADRKLEKEYKRELEEMKTRVHVRPYLFEQITQGNAKKNAERRYQHTLKTVGLDEEFVWSKGEGKKNVSESDNDEDEIKSNLSDTSIRMESFNNTENKHISDKENEEAEETNMDQQE